The following are from one region of the Andrena cerasifolii isolate SP2316 chromosome 1, iyAndCera1_principal, whole genome shotgun sequence genome:
- the Mcad gene encoding medium-chain acyl-CoA dehydrogenase: MFSRSVSQGMTYQKVMRAFSAKAKTATGCNFELSDTQKEMQELARKFTREEIIPVASKYDKSGEYPWDLIKKAWNIGLLNLHVPQDCGGMEVGCFDSCLVGEELAYGCTGISTALETTGLAQTPVIVAGTKEQRKKYLGRCIEEPIVAAYCVTEPGAGSDVAGIRTKAEKKGDEYILNGTKMWITNGGVASWYFVLARSNPDPKVPASKAFTAFIVDRESEGLTPGRKEMNMGQRASDTRMITFEDVRVPKENVLGKDGEGFKIAMQTFDKTRSTVAAASVGLAQRALDEAIKYSVERKTFNKLISEHQAIAFMLADMQIGVETARLAWMKSAWATDCNMPTATYLASIAKCYGGDVANKCATDAVQIFGGAGFNTEYPVEKLMRDAKIYQIYEGTAQIQRLIISRQMLNEVKQKTT; this comes from the exons ATGTTTTCGCGATCG GTATCACAAGGAATGACATACCAAAAGGTCATGCGAGCATTTTCAGCAAAGGCTAAAACTGCGACAGGATGTAATTTTG AGCTAAGTGATACACAGAAGGAGATGCAAGAACTAGCACGAAAATTTACTAGAGAAGAAATTATTCCGGTAGCTTCTAAATATGATAAAAGTGGAGAATATCCTTGGGACCTAATCAAGAAAGCATGGAACATCGGGCTCCTGAATTTGCACGTACCTCAGGACTGTG GTGGAATGGAAGTTGGCTGTTTTGATAGCTGCCTAGTTGGAGAAGAGCTAGCGTATGGTTGTACAGGAATTTCGACTGCATTAGAAACAACGGGATTAGCT CAAACACCAGTAATTGTGGCTGGAACGAAGGAGCAGCGCAAGAAGTATCTCGGCAGGTGCATCGAAGAGCCGATAGTAGCT GCATATTGTGTTACCGAACCTGGTGCTGGATCAGATGTAGCAGGTATCAGAACGAAGGCTGAGAAGAAAGGAGACGAATATATTCTTAATGGGACAAAAATGTGGATAACAAACGGTGGTGTTGCTAGCTG GTACTTTGTGCTAGCAAGATCAAATCCTGATCCAAAAGTGCCGGCTAGTAAAGCGTTTACGGCTTTTATCGTTGACCGTGAAAGCGAGGGCTTAACACCTGGACGCAAA GAAATGAACATGGGTCAAAGAGCTTCCGATACTCGAATGATAACGTTCGAAGATGTTCGTGTCCCAAAAGAAAATGTGTTGGGCAAGGACGGCGAGGGTTTTAAAATTGCTATGCAAACCTTTGATAAGACTAGATCAACG GTGGCCGCCGCATCCGTTGGTTTAGCGCAGAGAGCGCTAGACGAAGCTATAAAGTATTCGGTAGAACGCAAGACTTTTAACAAACTAATATCGGAGCATCAGGCTATAGCATTTATGCTCGCAGACATGCAAATCGGCGTTGAGACGGCTAGACTCGCGTGGATGAAATCGGCTTGGGCTACTGATTGCAATATGCCGACAGCAACGTATCTCGCTAGCATTGCAAAATGCTACGGCGGCGATGTGGCTAACAAATGCGCAACGGACGCTGTACAA ATCTTTGGCGGCGCTGGTTTCAATACCGAGTACCCGGTGGAAAAATTGATGCGAGATGCaaagatctatcaaatctaCGAAGGCACTGCGCAAATTCAAAGGCTGATTATATCACGTCAAATGCTCAATGAGGTTAAACAAAAGACTACGtaa
- the LOC143373086 gene encoding metallophosphoesterase domain-containing protein 1 — MSIEIHPLTDNPTAAWHELSQQQKVIKINVKFPTTEAPNDKLRVVCMSDTHSLTPFIKFDIPGGDVFIHAGDFTKCGSLQEVMEFNNWISNLPHKHKIVIAGNHELSFDPTFTHPFSMHTSGDRQKHTGTSILDNIPTLGMSKDTLAEAIQTTNIKDYLTNCTYLEDSGTTIHGIKIYGTPWQPEFCKWAFNVPRGEACLSKWEMIPSDTDILVTHTPPVGHGDLCCSGVRAGCVELLSTVQNRVKPKYHVFGHIHEGYGISSDGKIIYINASTCDLNYLPSNPPVVFDITLPPGYCKS; from the exons ATGAGCATAGAGATTCATCCATTGACAGACAATCCTACAGCAGCCTGGCATGAATTGTCACAGCAGCagaaagttattaaaataaatgttaaatttCCAACGACCGAAGCTCCAAATGATAAG CTTCGTGTTGTTTGTATGAGCGATACTCACTCCCTAACGCCATTCATAAAATTCGACATACCCGGGGGAGATGTTTTCATTCATGCTGGTGATTTTACAAAGTGCGGTAGTCTACAGGAAGTTATGGAGTTCAATAATTGGATCA GTAATTTGCCACATAAACATAAAATTGTTATCGCCGGTAATCATGAGCTTAGCTTCGATCCCACATTCACGCACCCCTTTTCTATGCATACTAGTGGGGATCGTCAGAAACACACAGGGACCAGCATACTGGACAACATACCCACATTGGGAATGTCTAAAGACACTTTGGCAGAGGCGATACAAACCACTAATATTAAAGATTATTTGACAAATTGTACTTATTTAGAAGATTCCGGAACCACGATACATGGAATAAAAATATACGGCACTCCATG GCAGCCAGAATTCTGTAAGTGGGCGTTTAATGTGCCACGCGGAGAAGCATGTCTTTCGAAATGGGAAATGATACCATCCGACACCGACATACTCGTAACGCATACGCCTCCTGTCGGCCATGGAGATTTGTGTTGCAGCGGTGTACGAGCTGGGTGCGTAGAGTTGCTGTCGACGGTGCAGAATAGAGTTAAACCAAAGTACCATGTGTTCGGTCATATACACGAAG GATACGGAATCTCATCCGATgggaaaataatatatataaacgCATCGACGTGTGATCTAAATTATTTGCCAAGCAATCCACCAGTGGTCTTCGATATAACACTACCGCCTGGATACTGCAAATCATAA
- the Prps gene encoding phosphoribosyl pyrophosphate synthetase isoform X5, which produces MIRMFYCCIICQCVEIGESVRGEDVYIVQSGSGEVNDNLMELLIMINACKIASASRVTAVIPCFPYARQDKKDKGGDGGDNSNSKNQIVMKSNEWKFRSRAPISAKLVANMLSVAGADHIITMDLHASQIQGFFDIPVDNLFAEPAVLKWIKENIVEWRNSIIVSPDAGGAKRVTSIADRLNVEFALIHKERKKANEVASMVLVGDVKDRVAILVDDMADTCGTICHAAEKLLEAGATKVYAILTHGIFSGPAISRINNACFEAVVVTNTIPQDGHMKDCPKIQCIDVSMMFAEAVRRTHNGESVSYLFSNVPY; this is translated from the exons ATGATAAGAATGTTTTACTGCTGCATTATTTGCCAGTG CGTGGAAATAGGAGAGTCGGTTCGAGGAGAAGATGTATACATTGTACAAAGCGGAAGTGGAGAAGTAAATGACAATTTAATGGAACTGTTGATCATGATCAACGCGTGTAAAATTGCTTCTGCATCTCGGGTGACAGCAGTAATTCCTTGTTTTCCTTACGCGCGACAAGACAAGAAGGATAAG GGTGGTGATGGAGGTGACAACTCAAATTCTAAGAATCAAATTGTCATGAAGTCAAACGAGTGGAAATTCAGG agTCGTGCACCTATATCGGCAAAGTTAGTAGCGAACATGTTGTCAGTGGCGGGAGCTGATCACATAATTACGATGGACCTGCACGCTAGCCAAATCCAAGGCTTCTTCGACATTCCAGTTGACAATCTGTTCGCCGAACCTGCTGTTCTGAAATGGATTAAAGAGAATATTGTTGAATGGCGAAACAGCATCATTGTTTCCCCAGATGCCGGTGGTGCCAAGAG GGTGACGTCTATCGCTGATCGGTTGAATGTTGAATTCGCGCTTATACACAAGGAAAGGAAAAAGGCGAACGAGGTTGCCAGTATGGTGCTAGTTGGAGATGTAAAGGACAGAGTTGCAATTCTTGTAGACGACATGGCGGACACTTGTGGTACCATTTGTCATGCAGCGGAAAAGCTTCTAGAAGCTGGCGCGACAAAAGTGTATGCAATTCTAACTCATGGCATATTCAGCGGGCCAGCAATTAGCAGGATTAATAACGCCTGCTTCGAAGCTGTCGTAGTAACGAATACCATTCCTCAAGATGGTCATATGAAGGATTGCCCAAAGATACAG TGTATCGATGTATCGATGATGTTTGCTGAGGCTGTAAGGAGGACTCACAATGGTGAATCTGTATCGTACCTGTTTTCAAATGTACCGTATTAG
- the Prps gene encoding phosphoribosyl pyrophosphate synthetase isoform X4 produces the protein MDLVQQRKSKCECHPEELQEHVMPVSQPVRAKSLLRANLENSRGRLLQSRMPNIKVFSGTSHPDLAQRIVDRLGIDIGKVVTKKFSNLETCVEIGESVRGEDVYIVQSGSGEVNDNLMELLIMINACKIASASRVTAVIPCFPYARQDKKDKSRAPISAKLVANMLSVAGADHIITMDLHASQIQGFFDIPVDNLFAEPAVLKWIKENIVEWRNSIIVSPDAGGAKRVTSIADRLNVEFALIHKERKKANEVASMVLVGDVKDRVAILVDDMADTCGTICHAAEKLLEAGATKVYAILTHGIFSGPAISRINNACFEAVVVTNTIPQDGHMKDCPKIQCIDVSMMFAEAVRRTHNGESVSYLFSNVPY, from the exons ATGGATCTCGTGCAGCAGCGTAAAAGCAAATGCGAATGCCACCCTGAAGAATTACAGGAACATG TGATGCCTGTGTCCCAGCCAGTGCGTGCCAAGAGTTTGTTACGCGCAAACTTAGAAAATTCTCGCGGTCGACTTTTGCAGAGCAGAATGCCAAACATCAAAGTGTTCAGTGGCACGTCGCACCCGGATTTGGCTCAGCGGATCGTCGACAGGCTCGGCATCGACATTGGAAAAGTTGTCACCAAGAAATTCAGCAACCTCGAGACATG CGTGGAAATAGGAGAGTCGGTTCGAGGAGAAGATGTATACATTGTACAAAGCGGAAGTGGAGAAGTAAATGACAATTTAATGGAACTGTTGATCATGATCAACGCGTGTAAAATTGCTTCTGCATCTCGGGTGACAGCAGTAATTCCTTGTTTTCCTTACGCGCGACAAGACAAGAAGGATAAG agTCGTGCACCTATATCGGCAAAGTTAGTAGCGAACATGTTGTCAGTGGCGGGAGCTGATCACATAATTACGATGGACCTGCACGCTAGCCAAATCCAAGGCTTCTTCGACATTCCAGTTGACAATCTGTTCGCCGAACCTGCTGTTCTGAAATGGATTAAAGAGAATATTGTTGAATGGCGAAACAGCATCATTGTTTCCCCAGATGCCGGTGGTGCCAAGAG GGTGACGTCTATCGCTGATCGGTTGAATGTTGAATTCGCGCTTATACACAAGGAAAGGAAAAAGGCGAACGAGGTTGCCAGTATGGTGCTAGTTGGAGATGTAAAGGACAGAGTTGCAATTCTTGTAGACGACATGGCGGACACTTGTGGTACCATTTGTCATGCAGCGGAAAAGCTTCTAGAAGCTGGCGCGACAAAAGTGTATGCAATTCTAACTCATGGCATATTCAGCGGGCCAGCAATTAGCAGGATTAATAACGCCTGCTTCGAAGCTGTCGTAGTAACGAATACCATTCCTCAAGATGGTCATATGAAGGATTGCCCAAAGATACAG TGTATCGATGTATCGATGATGTTTGCTGAGGCTGTAAGGAGGACTCACAATGGTGAATCTGTATCGTACCTGTTTTCAAATGTACCGTATTAG
- the Prps gene encoding phosphoribosyl pyrophosphate synthetase isoform X3 codes for MPVSQPVRAKSLLRANLENSRGRLLQSRMPNIKVFSGTSHPDLAQRIVDRLGIDIGKVVTKKFSNLETCVEIGESVRGEDVYIVQSGSGEVNDNLMELLIMINACKIASASRVTAVIPCFPYARQDKKDKGGDGGDNSNSKNQIVMKSNEWKFRSRAPISAKLVANMLSVAGADHIITMDLHASQIQGFFDIPVDNLFAEPAVLKWIKENIVEWRNSIIVSPDAGGAKRVTSIADRLNVEFALIHKERKKANEVASMVLVGDVKDRVAILVDDMADTCGTICHAAEKLLEAGATKVYAILTHGIFSGPAISRINNACFEAVVVTNTIPQDGHMKDCPKIQCIDVSMMFAEAVRRTHNGESVSYLFSNVPY; via the exons ATGCCTGTGTCCCAGCCAGTGCGTGCCAAGAGTTTGTTACGCGCAAACTTAGAAAATTCTCGCGGTCGACTTTTGCAGAGCAGAATGCCAAACATCAAAGTGTTCAGTGGCACGTCGCACCCGGATTTGGCTCAGCGGATCGTCGACAGGCTCGGCATCGACATTGGAAAAGTTGTCACCAAGAAATTCAGCAACCTCGAGACATG CGTGGAAATAGGAGAGTCGGTTCGAGGAGAAGATGTATACATTGTACAAAGCGGAAGTGGAGAAGTAAATGACAATTTAATGGAACTGTTGATCATGATCAACGCGTGTAAAATTGCTTCTGCATCTCGGGTGACAGCAGTAATTCCTTGTTTTCCTTACGCGCGACAAGACAAGAAGGATAAG GGTGGTGATGGAGGTGACAACTCAAATTCTAAGAATCAAATTGTCATGAAGTCAAACGAGTGGAAATTCAGG agTCGTGCACCTATATCGGCAAAGTTAGTAGCGAACATGTTGTCAGTGGCGGGAGCTGATCACATAATTACGATGGACCTGCACGCTAGCCAAATCCAAGGCTTCTTCGACATTCCAGTTGACAATCTGTTCGCCGAACCTGCTGTTCTGAAATGGATTAAAGAGAATATTGTTGAATGGCGAAACAGCATCATTGTTTCCCCAGATGCCGGTGGTGCCAAGAG GGTGACGTCTATCGCTGATCGGTTGAATGTTGAATTCGCGCTTATACACAAGGAAAGGAAAAAGGCGAACGAGGTTGCCAGTATGGTGCTAGTTGGAGATGTAAAGGACAGAGTTGCAATTCTTGTAGACGACATGGCGGACACTTGTGGTACCATTTGTCATGCAGCGGAAAAGCTTCTAGAAGCTGGCGCGACAAAAGTGTATGCAATTCTAACTCATGGCATATTCAGCGGGCCAGCAATTAGCAGGATTAATAACGCCTGCTTCGAAGCTGTCGTAGTAACGAATACCATTCCTCAAGATGGTCATATGAAGGATTGCCCAAAGATACAG TGTATCGATGTATCGATGATGTTTGCTGAGGCTGTAAGGAGGACTCACAATGGTGAATCTGTATCGTACCTGTTTTCAAATGTACCGTATTAG
- the Prps gene encoding phosphoribosyl pyrophosphate synthetase isoform X1: MDLVQQRKSKCECHPEELQEHVMPVSQPVRAKSLLRANLENSRGRLLQSRMPNIKVFSGTSHPDLAQRIVDRLGIDIGKVVTKKFSNLETCVEIGESVRGEDVYIVQSGSGEVNDNLMELLIMINACKIASASRVTAVIPCFPYARQDKKDKGGDGGDNSNSKNQIVMKSNEWKFRSRAPISAKLVANMLSVAGADHIITMDLHASQIQGFFDIPVDNLFAEPAVLKWIKENIVEWRNSIIVSPDAGGAKRVTSIADRLNVEFALIHKERKKANEVASMVLVGDVKDRVAILVDDMADTCGTICHAAEKLLEAGATKVYAILTHGIFSGPAISRINNACFEAVVVTNTIPQDGHMKDCPKIQCIDVSMMFAEAVRRTHNGESVSYLFSNVPY, translated from the exons ATGGATCTCGTGCAGCAGCGTAAAAGCAAATGCGAATGCCACCCTGAAGAATTACAGGAACATG TGATGCCTGTGTCCCAGCCAGTGCGTGCCAAGAGTTTGTTACGCGCAAACTTAGAAAATTCTCGCGGTCGACTTTTGCAGAGCAGAATGCCAAACATCAAAGTGTTCAGTGGCACGTCGCACCCGGATTTGGCTCAGCGGATCGTCGACAGGCTCGGCATCGACATTGGAAAAGTTGTCACCAAGAAATTCAGCAACCTCGAGACATG CGTGGAAATAGGAGAGTCGGTTCGAGGAGAAGATGTATACATTGTACAAAGCGGAAGTGGAGAAGTAAATGACAATTTAATGGAACTGTTGATCATGATCAACGCGTGTAAAATTGCTTCTGCATCTCGGGTGACAGCAGTAATTCCTTGTTTTCCTTACGCGCGACAAGACAAGAAGGATAAG GGTGGTGATGGAGGTGACAACTCAAATTCTAAGAATCAAATTGTCATGAAGTCAAACGAGTGGAAATTCAGG agTCGTGCACCTATATCGGCAAAGTTAGTAGCGAACATGTTGTCAGTGGCGGGAGCTGATCACATAATTACGATGGACCTGCACGCTAGCCAAATCCAAGGCTTCTTCGACATTCCAGTTGACAATCTGTTCGCCGAACCTGCTGTTCTGAAATGGATTAAAGAGAATATTGTTGAATGGCGAAACAGCATCATTGTTTCCCCAGATGCCGGTGGTGCCAAGAG GGTGACGTCTATCGCTGATCGGTTGAATGTTGAATTCGCGCTTATACACAAGGAAAGGAAAAAGGCGAACGAGGTTGCCAGTATGGTGCTAGTTGGAGATGTAAAGGACAGAGTTGCAATTCTTGTAGACGACATGGCGGACACTTGTGGTACCATTTGTCATGCAGCGGAAAAGCTTCTAGAAGCTGGCGCGACAAAAGTGTATGCAATTCTAACTCATGGCATATTCAGCGGGCCAGCAATTAGCAGGATTAATAACGCCTGCTTCGAAGCTGTCGTAGTAACGAATACCATTCCTCAAGATGGTCATATGAAGGATTGCCCAAAGATACAG TGTATCGATGTATCGATGATGTTTGCTGAGGCTGTAAGGAGGACTCACAATGGTGAATCTGTATCGTACCTGTTTTCAAATGTACCGTATTAG
- the Prps gene encoding phosphoribosyl pyrophosphate synthetase isoform X2, giving the protein MDLVQQRKSKCECHPEELQEHVMPVSQPVRAKSLLRANLENSRGRLLQSRMPNIKVFSGTSHPDLAQRIVDRLGIDIGKVVTKKFSNLETCVEIGESVRGEDVYIVQSGSGEVNDNLMELLIMINACKIASASRVTAVIPCFPYARQDKKDKDFVPDLSTSRAPISAKLVANMLSVAGADHIITMDLHASQIQGFFDIPVDNLFAEPAVLKWIKENIVEWRNSIIVSPDAGGAKRVTSIADRLNVEFALIHKERKKANEVASMVLVGDVKDRVAILVDDMADTCGTICHAAEKLLEAGATKVYAILTHGIFSGPAISRINNACFEAVVVTNTIPQDGHMKDCPKIQCIDVSMMFAEAVRRTHNGESVSYLFSNVPY; this is encoded by the exons ATGGATCTCGTGCAGCAGCGTAAAAGCAAATGCGAATGCCACCCTGAAGAATTACAGGAACATG TGATGCCTGTGTCCCAGCCAGTGCGTGCCAAGAGTTTGTTACGCGCAAACTTAGAAAATTCTCGCGGTCGACTTTTGCAGAGCAGAATGCCAAACATCAAAGTGTTCAGTGGCACGTCGCACCCGGATTTGGCTCAGCGGATCGTCGACAGGCTCGGCATCGACATTGGAAAAGTTGTCACCAAGAAATTCAGCAACCTCGAGACATG CGTGGAAATAGGAGAGTCGGTTCGAGGAGAAGATGTATACATTGTACAAAGCGGAAGTGGAGAAGTAAATGACAATTTAATGGAACTGTTGATCATGATCAACGCGTGTAAAATTGCTTCTGCATCTCGGGTGACAGCAGTAATTCCTTGTTTTCCTTACGCGCGACAAGACAAGAAGGATAAG GATTTTGTGCCTGACCTCTCTACA agTCGTGCACCTATATCGGCAAAGTTAGTAGCGAACATGTTGTCAGTGGCGGGAGCTGATCACATAATTACGATGGACCTGCACGCTAGCCAAATCCAAGGCTTCTTCGACATTCCAGTTGACAATCTGTTCGCCGAACCTGCTGTTCTGAAATGGATTAAAGAGAATATTGTTGAATGGCGAAACAGCATCATTGTTTCCCCAGATGCCGGTGGTGCCAAGAG GGTGACGTCTATCGCTGATCGGTTGAATGTTGAATTCGCGCTTATACACAAGGAAAGGAAAAAGGCGAACGAGGTTGCCAGTATGGTGCTAGTTGGAGATGTAAAGGACAGAGTTGCAATTCTTGTAGACGACATGGCGGACACTTGTGGTACCATTTGTCATGCAGCGGAAAAGCTTCTAGAAGCTGGCGCGACAAAAGTGTATGCAATTCTAACTCATGGCATATTCAGCGGGCCAGCAATTAGCAGGATTAATAACGCCTGCTTCGAAGCTGTCGTAGTAACGAATACCATTCCTCAAGATGGTCATATGAAGGATTGCCCAAAGATACAG TGTATCGATGTATCGATGATGTTTGCTGAGGCTGTAAGGAGGACTCACAATGGTGAATCTGTATCGTACCTGTTTTCAAATGTACCGTATTAG
- the Ubc4 gene encoding ubiquitin conjugating enzyme 4 isoform X1, protein MANISAKRIKREFKEVIKSEEVAKYAIKLELVNDSFTELKGEIAGPPDTPYEGGNFVLEIKVPETYPFNPPKVRFITKIWHPNISSVTGAICLDILKDQWAAAMTLRSVLLSLQALLASAEPDDPQDAVVAKQYKEHPEMFRQTAKHWAFVYAGGPAKMPDLDDKIRRLTDMGIEEHNARVALSSYNWDLERATEQLFS, encoded by the exons ATGGCGAACATCTCGGCAAAGAGGATCAAACGCGAATTTAAAGAGGTTATAAAGAGCGAGGAG GTTGCGAAATACGCGATCAAGCTTGAATTGGTAAATGATAGTTTTACTGAATTAAAAGGTGAGATCGCCGGTCCGCCGGACACGCCGTACGAGGGAGGTAATTTTGTACTCGAGATTAAAGTCCCCGAGACATATCCCTTCAATCCTCCTAAA GTGAGATTTATAACCAAAATATGGCACCCTAATATATCTTCGGTAACAGGCGCTATTTGTTTAGATATATTGAAAGATCAATG GGCTGCCGCTATGACTTTGCGTTCGGTGTTGCTGTCGTTGCAAGCTCTATTAGCCTCGGCAGAACCAGATGACCCGCAAGATGCAGTAGTGGCCAAACAATATAAAGAACATCCAGAAATGTTTCGTCAAACTGCTAAGCATTGGGCGTTTGTGTACGCGGGTG GGCCAGCGAAGATGCCAGATTTAGATGACAAAATAAGACGATTAACAGATATGGGGATCGAGGAACACAATGCAAGGGTTGCGCTATCTTCGTATAATTGGGATTTGGAACGTGCCACTGAGCAGCTCTTCAGTTAG
- the Ubc4 gene encoding ubiquitin conjugating enzyme 4 isoform X2, producing the protein MCVAKYAIKLELVNDSFTELKGEIAGPPDTPYEGGNFVLEIKVPETYPFNPPKVRFITKIWHPNISSVTGAICLDILKDQWAAAMTLRSVLLSLQALLASAEPDDPQDAVVAKQYKEHPEMFRQTAKHWAFVYAGGPAKMPDLDDKIRRLTDMGIEEHNARVALSSYNWDLERATEQLFS; encoded by the exons ATGTGT GTTGCGAAATACGCGATCAAGCTTGAATTGGTAAATGATAGTTTTACTGAATTAAAAGGTGAGATCGCCGGTCCGCCGGACACGCCGTACGAGGGAGGTAATTTTGTACTCGAGATTAAAGTCCCCGAGACATATCCCTTCAATCCTCCTAAA GTGAGATTTATAACCAAAATATGGCACCCTAATATATCTTCGGTAACAGGCGCTATTTGTTTAGATATATTGAAAGATCAATG GGCTGCCGCTATGACTTTGCGTTCGGTGTTGCTGTCGTTGCAAGCTCTATTAGCCTCGGCAGAACCAGATGACCCGCAAGATGCAGTAGTGGCCAAACAATATAAAGAACATCCAGAAATGTTTCGTCAAACTGCTAAGCATTGGGCGTTTGTGTACGCGGGTG GGCCAGCGAAGATGCCAGATTTAGATGACAAAATAAGACGATTAACAGATATGGGGATCGAGGAACACAATGCAAGGGTTGCGCTATCTTCGTATAATTGGGATTTGGAACGTGCCACTGAGCAGCTCTTCAGTTAG